The genomic stretch AAGCTAGAAATAGGtatcatacaaaataaattagaacAACTAAATTCATGTTTACCAGGATAACTGAGctagaatttatttttcatcaattAAAAGAAACTTccacatttattaaatatactaGACGTATAATTGCACTGTGTTTGTAAACAGATAAGCTCGTTAGTTATTaaggtacataataataataaattcatacACTGCGATAGAAAATCGATAACAGAAGCACTAACTTTCGTTACAAAAAAGAACAATATATTGGGAATTTAAACAACTTACCTCTTCACGGTCAGCTGGTATTAATTTCAAAGACCACTAAATAAAGTCCAGAAATTAATTAGAACTTTTGAAAGCtcagatattaattaaaatttcatcaaaatccgcgACACAGCAAACAATCAAAATCATCTAGCTTGACAGATTTTATTTCTGACATGTTCAAATTTTTATTCTGTTGAACAAGCAAAGGGAACGCTAACTATAGAACAACAGTAGGCAGtagcttagctctgcccctatCATTGCTGAAActcatggacgacggtaaccactcaccatcaggtgggccgtatgcccgtctgcctacaccggtaataaataaaaatctaacggCCAGTCACGTATGTTATATGTCACGTACGCCGAAAAATCCACCGAAATATAGACAGCATCGTTCTCGGAATTCCAGTGTATCATACTACAATTGCCAACTGGTTTTAGTGGTCGTAGGACATTATATAAGTCTGTACGAGATATTCGATATCTAGAGTAAGTTCCCAAGGCCGCCAGATGTCACGTTTTTTCTGACGAACGAAATGTGGCCGATTGCGTAGTGTTAGTATGTACTAAGAACGCATGCCTACCTGCTATCTTGCTTAGACGGCCAATTTTCATGTATTAGGTAAtcaaggtacataaaatcattacgtacttcacgtaaattctaaaagctgatttttacgtatattttaggcAATATCCTTAAAAATAAGTCGCCAATACTCCCAGACACTTTCCGTCGGCCGAATTACTTTGCAGACGTTTTAAAGCTCCCAAAATAATTACCTAACTTGACGTACTttctgaaagctgatttttatatatgtccaccagacaactattttaaaacctCATATAAAAAGACAGACCGATCCAAGGGGCCAATCATcccctaaattcaatttaatacctCTGTGGGTAAGAGCGCGAGGGCATTATCCACGCGCATGACACTGAGTGAGAAATGTATTAAGCTAAATTGACTTCTctgtctctctatctctctcttacAGTTGACTCATCTaaataccggtcaccgtccgcgtcgtacccgtcgcttgcgatgaagggctcgacgagcgaattaatccatagaaagagcccactgagtttctcgccagatcttctcagtgggtcgcgtttccgatccgatggtagattctgcgaagcactgtgcTTGCTAGGGtcggtgttagcaacactccggtttgagccccgtgagctcacctacacacgttggggcgaagttgaaatagactctcaaggctatcagcataggtagggaaaaaaaacttaGCTACTacagccccgcctatttccttagaactcatatctcaaggtgggtggctgcatttacgttgtagatgtctatgggcttcagtaaccacttaacaccaggtggactgtgagctcgtcgaacaatctaagcaataaaaaaataataagaatgaAGTTATAAGgggtttgattattttttatttatttttattaggtactCGTCCAAAGTTTAGAATTATAGGTAGGATGCCACTTGAACGTGGCTGAGCTAACGCTCCTGATCTGCCTCGTATCTCATGTATAAATGCATTTATCATGAGTGAGTACCACGGTGTTGGACAGTGGTGAAGCGTGGTGGTTAAATCTCTTAGACTTTAGCGAGTGCATCATCTTGCAGAAGCAGTTGCCGGGAGAGCGCTCTTCCCTCCGCAccgaactatacttgagaccttagaacttgtatctcaaggtgggtggcgcatttacgttgtggatgtctatgggctccagtaaccacttaacaccaggtgggctgagagctcgtccaaccatctaagcaataaaaataaagctcataacacgttcccggcagatgaaagagagcctttttcggatgtctagctgccttagaatggactcgtttgttctcatggctggcagtccacggtattcgtagcatactccgccacacccacatttcaaaggcatcgatctttttATATCCCGGCTTTTTATGCACCATGTCTCCGCCCCGTAGAGGAATATGGGATAGATCAGTGCCCGCACCAAGCGCACTTTGGTTTTATATCGGATACTACGATTTTTCCAGATCTTCTCGAGATTGGCCATCGCACTTTTAGCCATACCGGATCTTCGGCGTATCTTCCCGTGCAGCCACCCTCGGATGTTATTTGCGACCCAAGATATATGAATTCCGCTACTTTCTCGTAACCACTGAGTGCATCAGAACGTGGAAGAAGTTGCGCTCTatctattatcattattttggtCTTGGAGTGGTTGATTTTAAGACCGAGTTTAGCACTTTCTTCTTCCACACGGTTCAGCAGAATTGCCATTTCCTCTTCATCGGATGCAAGCATGGTAGTATCGTCAGCGTATCTCAAGTTCGTGAGTGTTTCACCGCCCACGGAATTACCGCCGTTTCAGCCTTCAAGTGCTCTTCTCATTGTATATTCGCCGTAGACATTAAATAATTTGAGTGACAGAATGCAGCCCTGACGCACTCCGCGTTCTATATGGAAGGGTTTAGATCTTCGATGACCAtctttaataatttaacaagtattctctggacgtttttgctggcactgttgacagttttagacgagaagtctacagccttgctcaatgagttttttcaattaagtaatagcgtatttggtagtaaatgtgtattaatgtagggtcttcatgtaatgttatatatagtttttctttgttttttatataatgaaccgcttttttttatgcatgcagtcggtacctgtaattgtgttagcatttagtgtgaaatcaatgtatatgatacctgtaatgttctgtgctgatgtataacatgttggtacccaataaataaaataaaataaaataaaaaataatacttatataCTTCGTCGTAGCCTGCTAAGCCATTGCcgtaatttacaaataaatccaGTTTTTAATTAAGCCAAGCTTATGTGTAGGTAGGCACATAAAATCCATAAAGGTATAAGAAAATGCAAATAAACGTATTTATAAATaaggaattttaataaatttaatttcgcaTCACATAACTAATTCTCTTGTTCTAACAAAGATTCACCATGTGTTGTCTTAAAGCgtttataaataactaaattggtttaaccgatttttttgaaattattcaCTTGAGCGCTTTTTCATATCTCTGAGATATATCATTCCAGTTGGCTACATCGAAAATAGCTTTCACGTAGTCGGCACGAACGTTCTTGTACTGAAGATAGTACGCGTGCTCCCATACATCGATTCCGAAGAGCGGGACCAATCCTAAACAAAAACGaatcattaaataaatcaacaatGGTTCATTGATCTTATTgtgtacaataatatttatttactggacCATTAGTCCAAActttaaaacaatacaaaaatcattttttgaCAGTAGGCATCAaacgcatattttttttccttgcaGGCAAACTCGCATACGGCCGACTTAATTGACTTCCGCAATActaggggcatagccaagccgctgcctacggcaAAACCTGCCAGAATACATCACGGGcaatgcaaaacaaaaaatttatttgtCGAAAACGATTGTTTTTAATCCTTTTATGTCGCTGGCGCTATGTCTCCAGAAAGAGGAACCACTTCATCCTAGATTTTAAATACACTCAAGCCCCATCATACAGAAACCAATAAATTTGTAAATGTATGAAGTCAATTTTTGATTTGcacataaaattacaaaacacTTTAATtaacttcaatattatttaGCGTCTTGGAATCTGGTCATAGTAATTGTTTACAGTGTGATCAGCTAGTAATGACGCACACTTCAACATTGTAAATCAgactacaaataaatttaatactgtTTTTCAAACTAAATGACCATTTCAACGCACATCAACTTTACACTCATTCATTCAAATTAATAGGAAATATGCATATAACTTATGATTCACGTGTATAACCCTAACCAACCCACCCCATGACTGCCAAAAAGTAGAACAAATATAATGTCTTCccctttattattataaattacaatatatcgtaataatatatattccaATTTCCTTTTCATCATCAACATGAAATGTGGAGAGTTTTAATTAACCATactttttgtttcaaataaaatctGAGAAGGAGTGCATGAAAAATGACTTCTTTTATtatctagctgacccggtagacttcgtagtgcctcaatcgataaataaaagacctacacttttgtataaaataaacttaaaacaaacaaaaggaatcggtccgacggaggacatatcaaaggaaaaacaaaattgttatttttatttaattccgagcatttttatatttatctaaccttttaaaccttctcgacttccacaaataattcaagaccaaaattagccaaatcggttcagccgttctcgagtttagcgagactaacgaacagaattcgtttttatatatagagattacgtATATTTCCTATtggtttaatgaattttaaaattaatttaataatgtgacTTTGAAATGATTTTGTTAGGTGAtgatatcatttatttaatgattataCAGATGTTTCTAAAGATCATAATTATTTGTAACCAACCAGTGGTGGCCTGCAGAGGATCCTGGTTCTGGCATGTAGCTATTTGCAATTTCTtcatttgtttgttgtagccAAGCCAACCCCAGCCTGAGCCCTGTACTGCCACAGAAGCTGTCGACAGTTGATTCTTTAAGTTATCCCAGGATCCAAAGTCTCTGGAacagttatttatatattaaagaaACAGTGATTCAGGATTATTTATATGGATTAAAggactcatttttttttatcctccCGTAGTTGCGAGTGTTAACAAGTAGGTAGTAACCTAGTACCtatgaattgttttaattcTAACAAGTGATATAAGCTACGATATACGATAAAAgcgaaaattaaaaatgtaccaactataaataaattcacAAGCCACATGCTTTTTTATCTAAATGCTATATATTTCTATAACTAAATTGCTATTTTTTCAGTCCTAGTTTAAGACAGTAGTTCACAGTGATAATCCTATATCGTCGGTAAAAGCTGAAAacaagattaaaaattaaacttgtTAGTACAATTAATCACACACACAGCACCTTAGACAttcaagtaacaaaaaaaacgtgaaTTTGCAAACATttccatattaaaaaaatgctattttattagtttcaaaGGAGGCAATGTGATAACCTATGTTAGGTATTATTGCGGTCTgatataacaatataatttaattttaacgtgTCTTTGACTTTGAGTGTTAAAATACCTGAGGCACAGGTCCTATAGAGCAATACTTATCTGACGGGTTCACAAACAACTTCTATGGTGACTAAATAAGATCGTGTAGAAGCTTAACCCatacaatttataaatttacttttGGCCTGAGTCAAGCAGTGAAGATCTTTGGGATAATGACGTCATTATTTTAGGGTGTATTGTCAATTGCAGGCATAAGTACCTACCGCGAATTTGATCATTTACCTTGCGAAGCAGTCTGACTTTTTCATATTAGGATTGCGAAAGCCGTTTTGCAATACAATTGACTGTCTTTTTATCTCAGGGCGAATGGTAACATTAACGCCGTTTTGTCTATGGTCTCTGACAACCACTTAAAACCGGGCAGACCATTATATTGTTCTCTAAACTAGTGCAGAATGTGGTAGACACATGGTCAAAAGACATGGTAATAGATGTGCAATTGCTATTAATTACACATTTATTACCATGTCTTTTAGTAGTTACAAATTTTCTCATATTGGTAATTTTGTCTTATCATAGGCTTGTTTCTATTTATATTCCAaaagtttaagaaaaaaattaaggatcaaACAtcttctaaaaatattaaacagtaagGATTTagattgttattttaaaagacCAAGAAAACCATCACATAaagcaaaaagaaaataaaacatgcaaaatttattcaaaatcaaATACTTCTCAACGGCTTTGGTGAGAACATCAGAAGGCTTGCCACCATTTGGTGACAGGTTGTGCCAAAAGATCGAGTGGTTGATGTGACCACCACCATTGAATTTCAAGGCTGGTGCAAGGTTGATAATGGTGTCGATATCACCTGAAGTAGAATAGAGTATAAACTTAACACCgatagaaaaacaaacattgCTATACTGGTAATCGTCACCTCTGGAGCCTCTGGAACCCAAAgggttaatattaatattacattaaatattagtttacgtaataaatttgaataagtatttatttattcatcttTTTCATGAAAGACTGAGGATCAACTAATTATCTATCTACATTTTTCGGAACTTCAAAAAGCAGGGTAGAATGCAAAAGCATtctgactaaaaaaaaaaaaactatccgaTAAACACAGTTCTACAATCCTAAGGCttgtcaaattataattttactaaagtaataatactaataaataataaacctaACTATTTTCTATATTGAACAACCCAAAATGAATTAATCTTTTGTGTAGAGTGTAAGGGAATCATTTTCAAAGAAACATAAAATACGAAATAAGCTAAGTATAGAACTGATCTATGATTACGGTAATATTAGCACACATGTTGGGTAACAAATCAGTTAATTGTATGTCTGTTTTTATACAACCTACACTTAACAATCCTTTTATTAAAAGGAGAAGAAGCACCCTCACTAATACATTACAAGTGAGTTCACATAATTTATAGTAAAATGCCAGCTGACTCTTCCCGTGGTGAACACAATCCAGCACAAGAGCAGGTTTTAATTATGGTATATTACATTTCTACTGTGAAAATAACGCAAGATCTTATTTTCAGTATAGTTTTATAATATCAAATATAATCAGTAGACAACCTGTCTTTGTATGCCGCTTGTCATAATTCCCTTACACCTAATACTAAGTTTAAATACCACTTACATTTGAGTATCTATAGACTACTCATTACTTATTAActttcaatatacatattttgaaatttattttacttttcaacAGCTTGTGAAAATGGACAGGAGGGTACTGTCTTACACGGAGTGAGATTCAACCAGAATATTGAGTGATTTATATGCCCTCCGCCATTGAATTTGATCGCACTCAACAAATTTAGAATAGTGTTTGTATCTGCTGCTGTAATTTACAGTTATTTCTGTAACTTATAAAAGAACACACATTATgtgaaaataatgtaatgtttaACTAATTTCTTATGGCTTAGCTATAGCGGACTTagtaaattagaaaatttataCCAAGTACAACCTTTAGCTTGTGCCTGTGCGAGTTTCTCTTCAGCAACGTTTAGATTGTTGATATAAGTCGCGTGATGTTTGCTGTGATGAAGACTCATGATTTCACGGCTAATGACCGGCTCCAGTGCATTGTACTCGTACGGAAGCTCTGGCAAAGTATGCTTCTGGCGAGAAGCACCGGCAACTCGACTGATTAAACATATAAAttgtattcaaaataatattttaaagcaaaTTTATTAACCGAATTATATTGATTGTTAAAATTTACTCGCATTTTACTCACATCAATGATCCAATCCTTTGTGACATTAACATGATGACTAAAGAAGTTCAATAAAAAGGAAACCGGTCAACTTTAGAATTTACTAAATGTACTTCACGGaattaaaaatgatgaaattatGCAACGTGAAAATTGCAAATTACATTCATAGATAACATACACCCATAACACAATACACAGATAACAAAGATTATACATAACCAGCAGCCAATCTTTCTTTTAGTTCTTTATTATTTggtataatctatgattataTTAGTAAAGAAAGAAACCAATCGACTAAAACAAGAAATAGCGTACATGACATATCATTGGTTCATTTCGGTCACAGTGActgaaatttaacttttttatcgCTTAAACTTCTGTAATGTGGCGATATATTGTTTTGTGATATCCATGAATACTCCACCCATTTAGtagaaacattaataataataaaactgtgCCATGGTGTATTAGTTTCCGATCTAGAGATAAACTTGTCTGAGTTAGCTTACCTAAAACCactaataaaaaacaagaacaTTTTCAAAAAATCGAAGGAACGCTCtcaaattatattaatgttCGGAAGAGTGTTTCAGAAGTGACATTACCAagtctttattaaaaattctaaaatacaAGCCGCAgagtttttaaaaaatattaatattattatctatgttcTTAATGCCGACGATGagacatagataataaatacactgaTTCGAGCACTGGATTTGAGACTTGTCTCGCAAGTCGAGACGTCAGTCACGTAGTCAGTCAGAGTCACGTACGTTTTGGATAATTTTACTAGTGTGCGTTAACGAGTCTTGTTGTGATATGTTACTACTTCAAAACGTGTGCGTAAATACTCAAGAGTACGACCAGTTCCTTCGGCAAAGAAAATCAGATTTACTACATTtactgattttaatataaatacttgTAACAAATCAGATCTTTGTAAAAATATAGTGTTTGAGATTCATTTTGCTTTTCAATTCGTACGAGTTAACTGTGTACTTAACGAACATACAAAGATAAACTGTATGTAGTGTACGTTCAGTGGTGTTgcactttgtttatttatagaCAGTCGCAATTTGCagtcatgtaattattttgggGTTCCTAAAATGTCTCAAAAGGATACAGCGATACATCTTGTGGCGGGCGGGTGAGTGAATTGtaaattgttaagtacgtaataCCAAATGCTAAAGAATATCACCTTATCTTGAAATTTAATCTAGTTGCTTACCGTTGCGAACATGTGGCGAGACGTTGtttacgtaaataaaatattggtcTCAAAAAAgtgtgatatattttatttaaatttaaagctgTATAGCAAGATTAATGGATTTATTTGTAAGTCCTTAGTTTGTTTCAAATTTTGAACTTTTATTCTCATGTAGCTTAAACACCCGTATTGTAAATATTTGGGAAGGCTCCAAAGTACAAACaatgatattaaaatttgtaatacCATAATATTATGTTGTAATCCTCACGTAAATCTTATCTAGTGACCATACATTTACCAACAG from Bombyx mori chromosome 3, ASM3026992v2 encodes the following:
- the Sod2 gene encoding mn superoxide dismutase isoform X1: MLMSQRIGSLIRVAGASRQKHTLPELPYEYNALEPVISREIMSLHHSKHHATYINNLNVAEEKLAQAQAKAADTNTILNLLSAIKFNGGGHINHSIFWLNLTPCKTVPSCPFSQAVEKDFGSWDNLKNQLSTASVAVQGSGWGWLGYNKQMKKLQIATCQNQDPLQATTGLVPLFGIDVWEHAYYLQYKNVRADYVKAIFDVANWNDISQRYEKALK
- the Sod2 gene encoding mn superoxide dismutase isoform X2; its protein translation is MLMSQRIGSLIRVAGASRQKHTLPELPYEYNALEPVISREIMSLHHSKHHATYINNLNVAEEKLAQAQAKADTNTILNLLSAIKFNGGGHINHSIFWLNLTPCKTVPSCPFSQAVEKDFGSWDNLKNQLSTASVAVQGSGWGWLGYNKQMKKLQIATCQNQDPLQATTGLVPLFGIDVWEHAYYLQYKNVRADYVKAIFDVANWNDISQRYEKALK
- the Sod2 gene encoding Mn superoxide dismutase (The RefSeq protein has 1 substitution compared to this genomic sequence); the protein is MLMSQRIGSLIRVAGASRQKHTLPELPYEYNALEPVISREIMSLHHSKHHATYINNLNVAEEKLAQAQAKGDIDTIINLAPALKFNGGGHINHSIFWHNLSPNGGKPSDVLTKAVEKDFGSWDNIKNQLSTASVAVQGSGWGWLGYNKQMKKLQIATCQNQDPLQATTGLVPLFGIDVWEHAYYLQYKNVRADYVKAIFDVANWNDISQRYEKALK